A genomic segment from Legionella micdadei encodes:
- a CDS encoding YeaH/YhbH family protein — protein MSQLIDRRQNAGKKSTVNRQRFLRRYKNQIKRAVSEAVGKRSITEIDQGEQISIPAKDISEPRFRRGLGGRIEQILPGNDQFITGDRIKRPSGSGGGGSGSQASDSGEGEDDFVFQLSREEFLELYFEDLELPDLVKKELARLTTYKTVRAGVSTSGIPANINVIRSMRQAAGRRMALASPYKRQLREAEEELARLEASPNPDKVDLLRLQRDIEFLKKRISRVPFIDTIDIRYNNRIRIPAPSTQAVMFCVMDVSGSMDEAKKDIAKRFFILLYLFLTKNYEKIELVFIRHHTSAKEVNEEEFFYSRETGGTVVSSALELLHNIIEARYPASSWNIYVAQASDGDNWNADSPYCQELLQEKIMPLLQYFAYIEIMPRHHQSLWEVYQQIKSIYPNFAMENIDTVSDIYPVFRELFKRKTA, from the coding sequence ATGTCGCAACTGATAGATAGACGACAGAATGCGGGCAAGAAAAGCACAGTGAATCGCCAACGCTTTCTGCGCCGTTATAAAAATCAAATTAAGCGCGCCGTATCTGAAGCAGTAGGTAAACGGAGTATTACTGAAATTGATCAAGGGGAGCAAATCAGTATTCCTGCCAAAGATATCTCCGAACCCCGCTTTCGGCGTGGTTTAGGAGGGCGGATAGAGCAAATTTTACCCGGAAATGACCAGTTCATCACAGGTGATCGTATTAAACGGCCCAGTGGTAGCGGAGGCGGTGGTAGCGGTAGTCAAGCCAGCGACTCGGGCGAGGGCGAAGACGATTTTGTGTTTCAATTATCCCGTGAGGAATTCCTGGAGTTATATTTCGAGGACTTAGAACTTCCAGACTTGGTTAAAAAAGAGTTGGCGCGATTGACCACCTATAAAACGGTGAGAGCAGGAGTAAGCACCAGTGGTATCCCAGCCAATATTAATGTGATCCGCTCAATGCGCCAAGCAGCGGGCAGACGCATGGCATTAGCTTCTCCCTATAAGCGCCAATTACGAGAGGCTGAGGAGGAGCTCGCGCGGCTTGAAGCATCACCCAATCCTGATAAGGTTGATTTATTGCGGTTACAACGGGACATCGAGTTTTTGAAAAAGAGAATCAGCCGCGTCCCGTTTATTGATACGATTGATATTCGCTACAACAATCGAATTAGAATCCCCGCTCCATCCACGCAAGCCGTAATGTTTTGTGTGATGGATGTATCAGGTTCGATGGATGAAGCTAAAAAAGACATTGCCAAACGCTTCTTTATCTTGCTTTATCTTTTTCTTACTAAAAATTACGAAAAAATTGAGCTGGTTTTTATCCGCCATCATACTTCAGCCAAGGAAGTCAACGAGGAAGAGTTTTTCTATTCCCGTGAAACCGGCGGAACAGTGGTTTCAAGTGCTTTAGAGTTGCTGCACAACATCATCGAAGCCCGTTACCCCGCTTCTTCTTGGAATATTTATGTGGCCCAAGCTTCGGATGGGGATAATTGGAACGCTGACTCACCCTATTGCCAGGAATTGCTGCAAGAAAAAATCATGCCTTTGCTACAGTATTTCGCCTACATTGAGATTATGCCTCGTCATCATCAAAGCCTTTGGGAGGTTTATCAACAAATCAAAAGCATCTATCCTAATTTTGCTATGGAAAATATTGACACCGTGTCTGATATTTATCCTGTGTTTCGCGAATTATTCAAAAGGAAGACGGCATGA
- a CDS encoding PrkA family serine protein kinase, with amino-acid sequence MNTTEFLANYTKRYVDNKAEELSLDEYLELCRTDPSAYANPAERLLMAIGEPEMIDTRHDPVLSRIFSNKVIPYYPVFKEFFGMEEPIEQIVGFLKHAAQGLEETKQVLYLLGPVGGGKSSLAEKLKDLMEKIPFYAIKGSPVFDSPLSLFHPEEDGELLFERFGIPPRYLRYIMSPWAVKRLQEYNGDISQFRVVKVKPSRLKQIAVAKTEPGDENNQDISSLVGKVDIRKLEEFSQDDPDAYSYSGGLCRANRGLLEFVEMFKAPIKVLHPLLTATQEGNYNATEGLSGLPFEGIIVAHSNESEWQTFRNNKNNEAFIDRINIVKVPYCLRVSEELRIYQKLLDNSSLKDAPCAPGTLEMLAQFSVLTRLKEPQNSSIYSKMRVYNGESLKDTDPKAKSYQEYRDFAGVDEGMSGISTRFAFKILSKVFNFDHSEVAANPVHLLYVLERQVEQEQFAQELHEKYLTFIKEYLTPKYVELIGKEIQTAYLESYSEYGQNIFDRYITYADFWIQDQDYRDPDTGEIFDRSSLNLELEKIEKPAGISNPKDFRNEVVNFVLRARANNHGKNPVWNSYEKLKSVIEKKMFTNTEDLLPVISFNAKASEDDKKKHEEFIARMIDKGYTRKQVRLLCEWYLRVRKSQ; translated from the coding sequence ATGAATACAACCGAGTTTTTAGCAAACTATACAAAGCGCTATGTGGATAATAAGGCGGAGGAGTTAAGTCTAGATGAATATCTAGAACTGTGCCGCACAGATCCCTCTGCCTACGCCAACCCAGCCGAGCGCTTGCTCATGGCCATTGGCGAACCGGAGATGATTGACACGCGTCATGACCCGGTTCTATCCCGTATTTTTTCCAATAAAGTCATACCTTATTATCCTGTTTTTAAAGAATTTTTTGGAATGGAAGAACCCATTGAGCAAATTGTTGGTTTTTTAAAGCATGCTGCTCAAGGCTTAGAAGAAACAAAGCAAGTTCTTTATCTGCTTGGTCCTGTAGGGGGCGGTAAATCATCTTTAGCAGAGAAATTAAAAGATTTAATGGAAAAAATTCCTTTTTATGCCATTAAAGGTTCACCCGTTTTTGATTCCCCGCTGTCATTATTCCATCCAGAGGAAGACGGCGAATTATTGTTTGAGCGCTTCGGCATCCCGCCACGTTACCTGCGTTACATCATGTCACCCTGGGCGGTCAAACGGCTACAAGAATACAATGGCGACATCAGCCAATTCCGGGTCGTCAAAGTTAAGCCGTCACGCTTAAAACAAATTGCGGTTGCGAAAACGGAGCCAGGTGATGAGAATAACCAAGATATTTCTTCTTTAGTCGGTAAAGTGGATATCCGTAAGCTAGAAGAATTTTCGCAAGACGACCCTGATGCTTACAGTTACTCAGGAGGCCTATGCCGCGCTAACCGCGGGTTACTCGAATTCGTCGAAATGTTTAAAGCGCCTATTAAAGTTTTACATCCTTTACTCACCGCAACGCAAGAAGGCAACTATAACGCAACAGAAGGCCTATCAGGGTTACCTTTCGAAGGCATTATTGTCGCACACTCGAACGAATCGGAGTGGCAAACGTTTCGTAACAACAAAAACAATGAAGCTTTTATCGACCGGATTAACATTGTTAAAGTTCCCTATTGCCTCCGCGTTTCCGAAGAATTGCGCATCTATCAAAAATTGCTTGATAACAGCTCGCTGAAAGATGCACCTTGTGCTCCCGGCACCTTGGAAATGCTTGCGCAGTTTTCCGTGCTGACGCGGCTAAAAGAACCGCAAAATTCAAGCATCTATTCAAAGATGCGTGTTTATAATGGCGAATCGTTGAAAGATACCGATCCGAAAGCGAAGTCTTACCAAGAATATCGCGATTTTGCCGGTGTCGATGAAGGGATGAGCGGAATATCAACACGATTCGCTTTTAAAATTTTATCGAAAGTTTTCAATTTCGATCACTCTGAAGTGGCAGCCAACCCGGTTCATCTGCTTTATGTGTTAGAACGACAGGTTGAGCAAGAGCAATTTGCGCAAGAATTACATGAAAAATATTTAACGTTTATTAAAGAGTACTTAACACCCAAATACGTCGAACTTATTGGCAAAGAAATTCAAACTGCCTACCTTGAGTCTTACTCTGAATATGGTCAAAACATTTTTGATCGGTACATCACTTATGCCGATTTCTGGATTCAAGATCAAGATTATCGCGATCCTGATACAGGAGAAATTTTTGATCGATCTTCACTGAATCTAGAACTCGAGAAAATTGAAAAACCAGCAGGGATTTCTAATCCAAAAGATTTCCGAAATGAAGTGGTGAACTTTGTACTTAGAGCACGCGCGAATAATCATGGTAAAAATCCCGTATGGAACAGTTACGAAAAATTAAAATCCGTTATTGAGAAAAAAATGTTTACCAACACTGAGGATCTATTACCCGTGATTTCGTTTAATGCGAAAGCCTCTGAAGATGACAAGAAGAAGCATGAGGAATTTATCGCGCGGATGATCGATAAGGGTTATACCCGTAAACAAGTCAGATTATTGTGTGAATGGTATCTGCGCGTCAGAAAATCACAATAA
- the pepN gene encoding aminopeptidase N, producing MPDKTIYRKDYQAPNFTVDTVDLDFDLHDDHALVINRMKLKRQQAGELHLYGDELELVSVHMDDRQLIDKKDYRLQNGDLIIENCPDVEFFLEIVTRIYPQNNTQLSGLYRSHQLFCTQCEAEGFRRITFYLDRPDVLAIYTTTISADKTKYPVLLSNGNLIDSGDLEHGRHWVKWQDPFKKPSYLFALVAGDLACVQDKFVTASGKTVDLHIYVEPGNEDKCAHAMASLKRAMRWDEDVYGREYDLNIYMIVAVSDFNMGAMENKGLNLFNSKYILARPDTATDQDFADVEGVVGHEYFHNWTGNRVTCRDWFQLSLKEGLTVFRDQEFSRDMNSRDVNRILDVKVLRSTQFPEDAGSMAHPVRPESYQEINNFYTATVYNKGAEVIRMQHTLLGKEGFRRGMDLYFQRHDGQAVTIDDFVAAMADANQVDLNQFKLWYSQAGTPEIRVITEYSQGNLTLIMSQSCAPTPECKEKKPFHIPVRIALFDESGQSLPLKHDVLELREEQQVFHFTGLPGKPIISLLRDFSAPVKLHHQVSEEELLALLRFESDGFAKWDAAQRLALTCIHNYFNMAHDKWHIPQALIHAYRHVLEDESLDYALRAELLTPPGFEDVAGDLKVVDVGVVEKARDFFRNELGKQLFEHLQAMYQALWQAEDHGMHAEAYGRRRLRNVCLWLMMKANESQSLPLCQQQFIKAKTMTDQLASFAALNDCTQGTAREQAIDSFYRQWSQDELVLDKWFSIQAISELPDTLARVKTLLKHPAFNMKNPNKVRAVVGAFCQANPKHFHAADGSGYVFLGEILAQVDKINPQIAARLAIPFTRWRRYDSPRQKLMKEQLKRLTEHDLSRDLSELVEKSLVE from the coding sequence ATGCCAGACAAAACTATTTACCGCAAAGACTATCAGGCACCTAATTTTACTGTGGATACTGTCGATCTTGATTTTGATCTCCATGATGATCATGCGCTTGTGATTAATCGCATGAAGTTAAAGCGCCAACAGGCAGGTGAGTTGCATTTATATGGCGATGAGTTAGAACTTGTTAGTGTTCATATGGATGATAGACAGCTTATCGATAAAAAAGACTATCGTCTACAAAACGGCGATTTAATTATTGAAAACTGCCCGGATGTAGAATTCTTTTTAGAAATCGTCACTCGCATTTATCCGCAAAATAATACGCAATTATCTGGGCTTTATCGTTCCCATCAACTTTTTTGCACCCAATGCGAAGCAGAAGGATTCCGGCGAATTACCTTTTACTTAGACAGGCCCGACGTGTTGGCAATCTATACCACAACCATTAGCGCTGATAAGACGAAGTACCCTGTGTTGCTTTCCAATGGTAATTTAATTGATTCAGGCGACCTGGAGCATGGGCGTCATTGGGTAAAATGGCAAGATCCATTCAAAAAACCTTCCTATTTATTTGCTTTGGTGGCGGGAGACTTGGCTTGTGTACAAGACAAGTTTGTCACCGCTTCCGGCAAGACAGTGGATTTACACATTTATGTTGAACCAGGCAACGAAGATAAATGTGCCCATGCAATGGCTTCTTTGAAACGAGCTATGCGTTGGGATGAAGACGTTTATGGCCGTGAATATGACTTAAACATTTACATGATTGTTGCTGTCAGTGATTTCAACATGGGGGCGATGGAAAATAAAGGGTTAAATCTTTTTAACTCCAAATACATATTGGCGCGTCCTGACACGGCAACAGATCAAGATTTTGCCGATGTTGAAGGGGTTGTTGGCCATGAGTATTTTCATAATTGGACAGGGAATCGTGTTACTTGCCGCGATTGGTTCCAATTGAGTTTAAAAGAAGGATTGACTGTCTTTCGTGATCAGGAGTTTTCACGTGACATGAATTCTCGTGATGTCAATCGGATCCTCGACGTTAAGGTCTTACGTAGTACCCAATTTCCTGAAGATGCTGGCAGTATGGCGCATCCGGTAAGGCCTGAGTCTTACCAGGAAATTAACAATTTTTATACGGCGACGGTGTATAACAAAGGGGCAGAAGTCATCCGTATGCAGCATACGTTGTTAGGCAAGGAAGGTTTTCGCCGCGGCATGGATTTATATTTCCAGCGCCATGATGGGCAAGCGGTAACCATCGATGATTTCGTTGCTGCCATGGCCGATGCGAATCAGGTTGACCTAAATCAATTTAAACTTTGGTATAGCCAGGCTGGTACACCGGAGATTCGGGTGATTACAGAGTATAGTCAAGGTAACCTCACACTTATCATGTCCCAATCATGTGCACCCACCCCGGAATGCAAGGAGAAGAAACCTTTCCATATTCCTGTGCGAATTGCTTTATTTGATGAGAGTGGCCAATCTTTGCCGCTAAAACATGACGTATTGGAACTACGTGAGGAACAGCAGGTTTTCCATTTCACAGGTTTGCCAGGAAAACCGATTATTTCCTTATTGCGGGATTTTTCTGCCCCGGTGAAATTGCATCACCAAGTCAGTGAGGAGGAATTGCTCGCGCTATTGCGGTTTGAGTCAGATGGCTTTGCCAAATGGGATGCAGCCCAACGGTTGGCACTTACTTGCATCCACAATTATTTTAATATGGCACACGATAAATGGCACATTCCTCAAGCGTTGATTCATGCTTATCGCCATGTATTGGAAGATGAATCGCTGGATTATGCGCTAAGGGCCGAGTTATTAACTCCTCCAGGGTTTGAAGATGTGGCTGGCGATTTGAAAGTGGTTGATGTGGGGGTTGTCGAAAAAGCCCGGGATTTCTTCCGTAACGAATTAGGAAAGCAACTTTTTGAGCACTTACAGGCGATGTATCAAGCGTTATGGCAAGCAGAAGATCATGGCATGCATGCTGAGGCTTATGGCAGAAGACGATTGCGAAATGTTTGCTTATGGTTAATGATGAAAGCGAATGAGTCTCAAAGTTTACCCCTTTGCCAGCAGCAATTCATTAAAGCGAAGACTATGACTGATCAGCTTGCCAGCTTCGCTGCGCTGAACGATTGTACCCAGGGAACCGCGAGGGAGCAGGCCATTGATAGTTTTTATCGTCAGTGGTCTCAGGACGAACTTGTTTTGGATAAATGGTTCTCTATCCAAGCCATCAGTGAATTGCCGGATACGTTGGCCCGTGTTAAAACTTTACTCAAGCATCCTGCGTTTAACATGAAAAATCCTAACAAAGTTCGTGCAGTGGTTGGTGCTTTTTGCCAAGCGAATCCTAAACATTTTCATGCTGCAGATGGAAGCGGCTATGTTTTTCTAGGAGAGATTTTGGCGCAGGTGGACAAAATAAACCCACAGATTGCCGCACGCTTAGCAATCCCATTTACTCGCTGGCGCCGCTATGATTCGCCCCGACAAAAGTTGATGAAAGAGCAACTCAAGCGACTGACTGAGCATGATTTGTCCCGTGATTTAAGCGAATTAGTGGAAAAAAGTTTAGTGGAGTAA
- the aroE gene encoding shikimate dehydrogenase: MINRFAVMGNPISHSLSPFIHQRFAEQTGIKLSYEKLLVPEEHFEAQVLDFFAQGGKGLNITLPFKQKAYAMAHTRSPRAMQAKAANTLWMSDNQLHADNTDGIGLIRDLAYYLNLTEKHVLLLGAGGAARGIIGPLLDAGISSLFVVNRTEEKAQSLKADFAQITCSRLSELKGDFDLIINATPSSLTEEKMELPHSLLKPTTLCYDLAYNRQHPTPFVQWAKGQGVFGVDGLGMLVEQAAEAFLIWNGIMPDARIVFKELRKG, from the coding sequence ATGATTAATCGTTTTGCAGTGATGGGAAATCCGATTTCCCATAGTCTGTCTCCGTTTATCCATCAACGCTTCGCTGAGCAAACAGGCATCAAGTTGAGTTACGAGAAATTACTTGTGCCAGAAGAGCATTTTGAAGCCCAAGTTTTGGATTTTTTTGCTCAAGGAGGAAAAGGTTTAAACATCACTTTACCCTTTAAGCAAAAAGCTTATGCCATGGCACATACCCGCTCTCCAAGAGCAATGCAGGCTAAAGCAGCAAATACGTTGTGGATGAGTGATAACCAATTGCATGCAGACAATACTGATGGTATTGGGTTAATCAGGGATTTAGCCTATTACCTTAACCTCACAGAAAAGCATGTCCTTTTGTTAGGCGCCGGAGGGGCTGCGCGAGGTATTATTGGACCTTTGCTTGACGCTGGAATTAGTAGCCTTTTTGTTGTTAATCGTACTGAGGAAAAAGCCCAGAGTTTGAAAGCTGATTTCGCGCAAATTACCTGTAGCCGCCTGTCGGAGCTAAAAGGGGATTTTGACTTAATTATTAATGCGACTCCATCGAGTTTAACTGAAGAAAAAATGGAACTCCCGCATTCACTGCTAAAGCCAACCACACTTTGCTACGATTTAGCCTACAATCGCCAACATCCTACCCCTTTTGTCCAATGGGCTAAAGGACAAGGGGTCTTCGGGGTAGATGGTTTAGGTATGTTGGTAGAACAAGCTGCCGAGGCGTTCTTGATTTGGAATGGGATTATGCCGGATGCGCGGATTGTGTTTAAGGAGCTGAGAAAAGGGTAA
- a CDS encoding patatin-like phospholipase family protein, translating to MARRALFLAGGGARGAYQAGVLKAIGHILQAKTMPFEMISGVSVGCINAAVLAENAHDFQMGLEKLEAMWAEIRCQQIFNASNYELSKSVLRNLSHLIVKQRQSGHLLDTTPLREFITTNIDFDMIDANIANNHLEAMEVISHCYETQQTISFYRHDFPEFEDWHYPRHVSQQAALKMEHILASSALPLFFPTVNIDGFHYGDGSIGLVSPLRGAIRFQVEKILILGTRPLPVFHDPDQLRNGEVGFAHILGGMLNGLFLDNLDRDIEMVNRMNDIARLLSMWKKRRSPWRPIETFHLRPSIDIADIAQAQYQSMPALLRFLLNILGAKNKSGDLLSFLLFEPGFTRELLDLGYQDTIAVADDVTKFFTN from the coding sequence ATGGCTAGGAGAGCCCTTTTTTTGGCCGGTGGTGGAGCGCGTGGTGCTTATCAAGCTGGCGTGCTAAAAGCCATTGGCCATATTTTGCAAGCGAAAACAATGCCTTTTGAAATGATTAGCGGGGTCAGTGTCGGCTGCATTAATGCAGCCGTCTTGGCTGAAAATGCACACGACTTTCAAATGGGGTTAGAAAAACTTGAGGCAATGTGGGCCGAAATTCGTTGTCAGCAAATTTTTAATGCCAGTAATTATGAACTAAGCAAGTCAGTATTGCGTAATTTAAGCCATTTAATTGTAAAGCAGCGTCAATCTGGACATCTGCTTGATACCACGCCATTGCGCGAATTCATCACTACCAACATTGATTTTGACATGATTGATGCAAACATTGCTAATAATCATTTAGAAGCAATGGAGGTCATTAGCCATTGCTACGAAACCCAGCAAACCATTTCCTTTTATCGCCATGATTTCCCTGAATTTGAAGATTGGCATTATCCTCGACATGTCAGCCAACAAGCAGCGCTCAAAATGGAACATATTCTCGCATCCAGCGCGCTTCCGCTTTTCTTCCCTACAGTTAATATTGATGGCTTTCATTACGGCGATGGCAGTATAGGCTTAGTTTCCCCTTTACGGGGTGCAATACGATTCCAAGTTGAAAAAATTCTTATTTTGGGCACCCGTCCCTTACCGGTGTTTCATGACCCTGACCAGTTGCGCAACGGGGAAGTTGGCTTCGCTCATATTTTGGGCGGCATGCTGAATGGGTTATTCCTTGATAACCTTGATCGTGATATTGAAATGGTGAACCGCATGAATGATATTGCCCGTCTCTTGTCGATGTGGAAAAAACGCCGTTCGCCTTGGCGCCCCATCGAGACATTTCACCTCAGACCCAGTATTGATATTGCCGATATTGCTCAAGCACAATATCAGAGTATGCCTGCGTTGCTACGTTTTCTACTTAATATTTTGGGGGCAAAAAATAAGTCAGGGGATTTACTCAGTTTTTTATTGTTTGAACCAGGATTTACTCGCGAGCTTCTTGACTTAGGTTATCAAGATACCATAGCCGTAGCGGATGATGTCACTAAATTTTTTACCAATTAA
- a CDS encoding oligopeptide:H+ symporter, translated as MLAFFGGQPRAFRMVFMLEIWERYGFYTMQGILTLFFIRHLGFNDSEAYFTFGAFSALVYGLVALGGYLGDKVLGTKRTIVLGLITLALGYLSLALANKQNVFLALGLICVGNGLFKANPSSLLAKCYEQNDSRLDSAFTLYYMAINLGSTVALFAGPALSSRFGYSYAYFSSFLGLLLGLANYYFQRQHVAHVNTPADNKVVSFWQWVFILGGVIAISLGAAYLLQHVILAKDLVWSITILVVAIYFFFMHKEQQSSRRRMLVAFVLMLEATVFFTLYQQMPTSLNLFAVNNVRPVLLGISLDPQSFQALNPIWIIIMSPVLAAFYNALNRHGSGFSIPHKFASGMLCCGLSFSLLYFARYGHDGHGIVSSWWLVASYFLQSTGELLVSALGVAMVAQLVPKQITGFVMGMWFLTSSVAGFIGAYVAALTALPTNVTPGIESLTIYTQVFAYIGLVTLAIGVFMWLSAAKLHCYMRS; from the coding sequence ATGCTGGCATTTTTTGGTGGGCAACCACGTGCTTTTCGTATGGTTTTTATGCTCGAAATATGGGAGCGCTACGGTTTTTATACCATGCAAGGTATCCTCACCTTGTTTTTCATTCGCCATTTAGGATTTAACGATAGCGAAGCGTACTTCACGTTTGGAGCTTTTTCAGCACTAGTCTATGGTTTGGTGGCCTTGGGTGGATATCTTGGTGATAAAGTTTTGGGTACCAAGCGCACAATTGTTTTAGGACTAATCACGCTTGCTCTAGGTTATCTTTCGTTGGCTCTGGCGAATAAGCAAAATGTCTTCTTGGCTTTAGGCCTTATTTGTGTGGGAAACGGTTTATTTAAAGCGAATCCATCAAGTTTGCTTGCCAAATGTTATGAGCAAAATGACTCTCGTTTAGATAGCGCTTTCACTTTGTACTACATGGCAATTAATTTGGGTTCAACGGTAGCTTTATTTGCAGGGCCAGCATTATCGAGTCGCTTTGGCTATTCTTATGCTTATTTTAGTAGTTTTCTAGGTTTACTCCTCGGGTTGGCTAATTATTATTTTCAACGCCAGCATGTTGCTCATGTCAATACTCCTGCTGATAACAAAGTTGTGTCATTCTGGCAATGGGTTTTTATCTTAGGTGGCGTAATTGCCATTAGCTTGGGCGCTGCCTATTTGCTTCAACATGTGATTCTAGCTAAAGACCTGGTTTGGTCGATTACTATTTTGGTAGTAGCCATTTATTTCTTTTTTATGCATAAGGAACAGCAGTCGTCAAGGCGCCGCATGCTGGTTGCTTTTGTTTTAATGCTTGAAGCGACTGTATTTTTTACACTCTATCAACAAATGCCGACTTCATTAAATTTATTTGCTGTCAACAATGTCAGGCCTGTTCTTTTAGGTATCTCGCTTGATCCACAAAGTTTTCAAGCCCTGAATCCTATTTGGATTATTATCATGAGTCCTGTATTAGCTGCGTTTTATAATGCGCTAAATCGTCATGGGTCTGGTTTTTCAATTCCTCACAAATTCGCTTCAGGTATGTTGTGCTGTGGATTAAGTTTTAGTCTGCTCTATTTTGCGCGGTATGGCCATGATGGCCATGGCATCGTTTCTTCCTGGTGGTTAGTCGCGAGCTATTTTTTGCAGAGCACTGGTGAGCTGTTGGTATCTGCTTTAGGGGTAGCAATGGTGGCCCAGTTAGTGCCCAAGCAAATTACTGGATTTGTAATGGGAATGTGGTTTTTAACTTCTTCGGTTGCTGGGTTTATAGGTGCTTATGTTGCTGCCCTAACTGCCCTGCCAACCAATGTCACGCCTGGTATAGAGTCTTTAACCATTTACACTCAGGTTTTTGCTTATATTGGTCTTGTTACATTAGCTATCGGAGTGTTCATGTGGTTAAGCGCTGCTAAGTTGCATTGCTACATGAGATCATAG
- the hda gene encoding DnaA regulatory inactivator Hda: MLDRSSGKMNRQLALAIQLNDEATLADFCWGSNPLLEQQIKNCLAGVGERLFYLWGNTGCGKTHLLQACCQAVSNASSIYLPLNILKEWGPECLDNLSEQTLITIDDIDAIATDKAWEEALFHLYNRVRDNGETILLISSRKSLPNLNIHLADLKSRLAWGLTVQLIDLDDDLKIKTIQQHANKRGFEIPTAVGQFLINRCSRNMHDLHHILDALDKASLAAQRKITIPFVKATLGI; this comes from the coding sequence GTGCTCGATCGATCATCTGGCAAAATGAATCGTCAATTGGCTTTAGCAATTCAGCTGAATGATGAAGCAACCTTAGCGGATTTTTGCTGGGGATCGAATCCTCTTTTAGAACAGCAAATAAAAAATTGCTTGGCTGGGGTAGGTGAGCGCCTATTCTATCTTTGGGGAAATACTGGTTGTGGCAAAACCCACCTGTTGCAAGCTTGCTGCCAAGCCGTCTCAAATGCCTCGTCCATCTATTTACCCCTAAACATTCTCAAAGAATGGGGACCAGAATGCCTCGATAACCTTTCGGAGCAAACCTTAATTACTATTGATGACATTGATGCGATTGCTACCGATAAAGCTTGGGAAGAAGCGTTATTCCATCTCTACAACCGTGTACGCGATAATGGGGAAACAATACTTCTCATCAGTAGTAGAAAATCACTCCCCAATTTGAATATTCACTTAGCGGATCTCAAGTCACGGCTCGCTTGGGGCTTGACTGTCCAGCTTATCGATTTAGATGATGATTTAAAAATTAAAACTATACAGCAACACGCCAATAAACGGGGATTTGAAATACCCACCGCAGTCGGGCAATTTTTGATTAATCGCTGTTCTCGAAACATGCATGATCTGCACCATATTCTTGACGCCTTAGACAAAGCCTCTTTGGCAGCGCAACGTAAAATCACCATCCCTTTCGTGAAGGCAACTTTAGGCATCTAA
- a CDS encoding CDP-alcohol phosphatidyltransferase family protein, which produces MILRHIPNALTLFRLVLIAPFLVFLYQHDFVNAFYMFLLAGFTDGLDGWLARHFHWQTPLGSFIDPLADKLLVASSFISLALLGELPWWLVILVFMRDLTISMGVVAWFWFVQRKLDFEPTLLSKVNTTFQITLVTLCLFELAFYAFPTYVINALMLITAITTSATYIDYVCTWGKKACSIDHLAK; this is translated from the coding sequence ATGATACTTAGACATATACCTAATGCGCTTACCCTATTTCGTTTGGTATTGATAGCACCTTTTTTGGTGTTTCTTTACCAACATGATTTCGTAAACGCCTTTTACATGTTCTTGCTAGCAGGATTTACCGATGGACTTGATGGCTGGTTAGCCCGACATTTCCATTGGCAAACCCCTTTAGGTTCTTTTATTGATCCCTTAGCAGACAAACTTTTAGTTGCCTCAAGTTTTATTTCTCTGGCGTTGCTAGGGGAACTACCTTGGTGGCTAGTCATTCTTGTTTTTATGCGGGATTTGACGATCTCGATGGGTGTAGTCGCCTGGTTTTGGTTTGTGCAACGCAAGCTTGATTTTGAGCCTACTTTACTCAGTAAAGTGAATACGACCTTTCAAATAACCCTGGTTACTCTTTGCCTTTTTGAATTGGCTTTTTACGCATTTCCTACTTATGTCATTAATGCGCTAATGCTAATCACTGCGATTACCACCTCTGCGACTTATATCGATTATGTTTGCACCTGGGGTAAGAAAGCGTGCTCGATCGATCATCTGGCAAAATGA